One window of the Babesia microti strain RI chromosome IV, complete genome genome contains the following:
- a CDS encoding conserved protein, unknown function (overlaps_old_locusTagID:BBM_III09515;~overlaps_old_locusTagID:BBM_III09520), whose amino-acid sequence MSNLSDNHSSSLDSSKSSNSSNSTGKSAVSINDGLLKERIEKIKADPHLTQSEKSFKIAQIKRSSKRVESHLRMTHREKVEQFNQKLSKLTEHFDIPKVGPG is encoded by the exons ATGTCAAATCTTAGTGACAACCATTCCTCTTCGTTGGATTCTTCCAAATCTTCTAACAGCAGCAACTCAACTGGAAAATCTGCAGTGTCAATCAATGATGGTCTGCTCAAGGAACGAATTGAGAAAA TCAAAGCGGATCCTCACTTGACGCAATCCGAGAAGTCGTTCAAAATTGCCCAGATAAAACGCAGTTCCAAGAGGGTGGAATCGCATCTTAGAATGACCCATCGCGAAAAGGTTGAACAGTTTAACCAAAAACTGTCAAAGTTGACTGAAC ATTTTGACATACCTAAGGTTGGACCTGGTTAG